One Solea senegalensis isolate Sse05_10M linkage group LG3, IFAPA_SoseM_1, whole genome shotgun sequence genomic window carries:
- the LOC122766072 gene encoding mamu class II histocompatibility antigen, DR alpha chain-like: protein MMIMMKLSLLVLSCVFSVSAEGFHKDLAINGCSDTDGEFMYALDGEEVWYADFINRRGVEPQPSFVDHMSYEEGAYESAVANQQICRSNLKNSDIGMKDIADENDPPSSPMIYSRDAVEVGEKNTLICHVTGFYPAPVKVYWTKNNQNVTTGVSINIPFPNDDGSFRQTSRLEFIPQPGDIYSCSVEHPALREPLTRTWDVEVHQPSVGPAVFCGVGLTLGLLGVAAGTFFLIKGNECR, encoded by the exons atgatgatcatgatgaAGCTgtccctcctcgtcctctcttGTGTCTTCAGTGTCTCTGCTGAAG GTTTTCATAAGGACCTTGCTATCAATGGTTGTTCAGACACTGATGGAGAGTTCATGTACGCACTGGATGGTGAAGAGGTGTGGTACGCTGACTTCATCAACAGGAGAGGAGTTGAGCCTCAGCCCAGTTTTGTTGATCACATGAGCTATGAGGAAGGAGCCTATGAATCTGCTGTGGCAAATCAACAGATCTGCAGATCAAACCTGAAGAACAGTGATATCGGTATGAAGGATATCGCTGATGAAAATG ATCCACCTTCTAGTCCAATGATCTACAGCAGAGACGCGGTGGAGGTCGGAGAGAAAAACACTCTGATCTGTCATGTGACTGGTTTCTACCCTGCTCCTGTCAAAGTCTACTGGACCAAAAACAACCAGAATGTCACCACAGGAGTGAGTATCAACATTCCCTTTCCCAATGACGACGGTTCCTTCAGACAAACCTCCAGACTGGAGTTCATCCCACAACCAGGAGACATCTACAGCTGTTCAGTGGAACATCCAGCTCTGAGAGAACCACTGACCAGAACCTGGG atGTGGAGGTGCATCAGCCCAGTGTGGGTCCAGCAGTGTTTTGTGGTGTGGGTCTGACTCTCGGTCTTCTCGGTGTGGCGGCTGGAACCTTCTTCCTCATCAAAGGAAATGAGTGCAGATGA